In a single window of the Micromonospora inositola genome:
- a CDS encoding response regulator, with the protein MTVRVVIVDDQALVRAGFKMVLDSQPDLAVVGEAIDGADALRVLDRVEADVVVMDIRMPTMDGVEATRRICAGRPLGRPRVLVLTTFDTEADAFAALQAGASGFLLKNVPPEELLAAIRVVAAGDSVVAPSITRRLLDRFAGQLGPGPTEDVRLAQLTEREREVLLLVAQGLSNAEIAARVHVAEATVKTHVGRILAKLQLRDRVQAVVLAYESGLVTPGG; encoded by the coding sequence ATGACGGTCCGGGTGGTGATCGTGGACGACCAGGCGCTGGTGCGCGCCGGGTTCAAGATGGTGCTGGACTCCCAGCCCGACCTGGCGGTGGTCGGCGAGGCGATCGACGGCGCCGACGCGCTGCGGGTGCTCGACCGGGTCGAGGCGGACGTGGTGGTGATGGACATCCGGATGCCGACCATGGACGGGGTGGAGGCGACCCGGCGGATCTGCGCCGGGCGGCCGCTGGGGCGGCCCCGGGTGCTGGTGCTCACCACCTTCGACACCGAGGCCGACGCGTTCGCCGCGCTCCAGGCCGGGGCCAGCGGCTTCCTGCTCAAGAACGTCCCGCCGGAGGAGCTGCTGGCCGCGATCCGGGTGGTCGCCGCGGGCGACTCGGTGGTGGCGCCGTCGATCACCCGGCGGCTGCTCGACCGGTTCGCCGGCCAGCTCGGTCCCGGCCCCACCGAGGACGTCCGGCTGGCGCAGCTCACCGAGCGGGAACGGGAGGTGCTGCTGCTCGTCGCGCAGGGCCTGTCCAACGCGGAGATCGCGGCCCGGGTGCACGTCGCCGAGGCGACGGTGAAGACGCACGTGGGCCGGATCCTGGCGAAACTCCAGCTCCGC